The following are from one region of the Salvia hispanica cultivar TCC Black 2014 chromosome 1, UniMelb_Shisp_WGS_1.0, whole genome shotgun sequence genome:
- the LOC125207505 gene encoding 1-aminocyclopropane-1-carboxylate oxidase homolog 1-like, with the protein MAGVSKVDFDWEKEVKEFDERKTGVKGLVDVGVTEIPRLFVHPQEVIDRYLTAKGAAVELPVIDLTGAESGGTRRREVVEAIGKAAREWGFFSIINHGVPLETMNAMLESIKRFHELPDEDKESLYTYERSKPVKWNSNLPVEEGDPACWRDVLNLHYTNDHLDPHEIPSACRKETEEYVKYMIQVRELMAELFSEALGLPSDHLSKMECMKNHAISCLYYPACPEPHKTLGAPKHSDIFCLTLLIQDSLGGLQMLHDNQWVNVPPVPGALIANFGDLMQLFSNGEFISVEHRVVSQLAGPRISVATFCTPNIRILGKPFGPIKELVSKDKPAVYRDFMFEEYFQYYKTKAARVESALEYYRIN; encoded by the exons ATGGCTGGTGTTAGCAAGGTAGACTTCGATTGGGAGAAAGAAGTTAAGGAATTCGACGAAAGAAAAACAGGAGTGAAGGGTCTGGTGGATGTGGGAGTGACGGAGATACCCCGTCTCTTCGTGCATCCACAGGAGGTCATAGACCGTTACCTGACAGCCAAGGGCGCAGCGGTGGAGCTGCCGGTGATAGACCTGACTGGGGCGGAGAGTGGAGGAACAAGGCGGAGGGAGGTGGTGGAGGCGATCGGTAAGGCTGCGAGAGAATGGGGTTTCTTCAGCATCATCAACCATGGCGTTCCGTTGGAAACAATGAACGCCATGTTGGAATCTATAAAGAGATTCCACGAGCTCCCCGACGAGGACAAGGAGTCTCTCTACACATACGAGAGGAGCAAGCCAGTGAAGTGGAATAGCAACCTCCCCGTGGAGGAAGGCGATCCCGCGTGTTGGAGAGATGTTTTGAATTTGCATTACACTAACGATCATCTTGACCCTCATGAAATTCCTTCAGCCTGCAG GAAGGAAACGGAGGAGTATGTAAAGTACATGATTCAAGTGAGGGAGCTGATGGCAGAGTTGTTCTCGGAAGCCTTAGGGCTTCCGAGTGATCACTTATCGAAAATGGAGTGCATGAAAAACCATGCCATTTCATGCTTGTATTATCCGGCTTGTCCTGAGCCTCACAAGACCTTAGGAGCCCCAAAGCATTCCGACATCTTTTGTCTCACCTTGCTCATCCAGGATAGCCTCGGCGGCCTCCAGATGCTCCACGACAATCAATGGGTCAATGTACCGCCCGTTCCTGGGGCCCTCATCGCCAACTTCGGTGATCTCATGCAG CTTTTTAGCAATGGCGAGTTCATAAGCGTGGAGCATAGAGTGGTGTCGCAGTTGGCAGGGCCGAGGATCTCCGTGGCCACCTTCTGCACACCGAACATCCGAATATTGGGGAAGCCGTTTGGTCCGATCAAAGAGCTGGTCAGCAAAGACAAGCCTGCGGTTTATAGAGACTTCATGTTCGAAGAGTACTTCCAATACTACAAAACAAAAGCCGCTCGCGTGGAATCAGCCTTGGAATATTACaggattaattaa